The window CAGGTAATGTCCTTCACTCAGAACGTCATTAAGAAACTCACTAATTTTTCATATTACATTTACAGATTGAATTACTGGTTAAGGTAGTCAAAGCAATAGATTATTAGagctgaggagagattgaacctATGCACTGATATGATGTTGGGCAATTGACTACCGTACACTATAAACCCACACTCCAGGCTAATGCATCAGCACTGATATTACAGGCACTTAATACATAGCAACATCATCAGCAACTATCTAATACCATTGGTTTAGGCAAGATTCCAAATTCAGTCACTACATTATACAGCTATTGTACTAAAGGGTTACGTACTAATGAAAGTATAATTTAGTACTGTCACAGGGAGTATCTATATTATGAGATAAATAACACAGTAACAGGAATGTTAAACTGATCTGTACCACCACCAGAAGGAGACTGTTGAAATTTCAAAAAAATCTGGTGTTCTACAAGGCACTTAACAAAATGATATTGTCTGCGGTGAAATCTGATCAGCCAggttttgaaaaaaattgaatCTGCAGCATTATATCTTCCTGCCCACAGAAACAAAATTAGTTGAAATGCTATTCTTAAAAAAAATAGTGTTGATTCAGCTTCTTTGCTTTTGGTTAAAATGACTGAACTGGATGCTGACAAAACCCTgctccattttaaaaataaaagagttCAACCTTTAAACACTGCACTTGCCtcgctgtttttttttcacacagagaactGGTTTTACAAAAGGTACATTACAGAAGCGTTAAGAAGGTCACATATTTATGAATGAGAAAAGGCCACATACGTATTGAAAGAAAAATCTGTTTGCCGAGTTGCCTGGGATCTGTTTAAAGCTCCACGTTCCAGCCAGAATCTACATAATCAAACTTCAGCCATTTGATTCGAAATTATTATTTTCACAAAATTATTTCATTACCAACAATGAAGTTGCAGATTAGAAATGGTATGATCCCATAAGCTTTGCACGCTTATGTGAAGAACACATTGTTCACCAAAGCATTGATATTACATAAATGGAACCCAAATAAATAGAAACTAGATTTATATTACATTGAGAACATCACACACAGACTTTATTTATGAAATTGTGCATCAATGGAGCCACATTCCttgaaaaaataaaaaaaattgatattTCAAAAGAAACTTACAGAAGAGTTTAAATATCACTTAATACACAGTCAGACCTACCCCAGCTGAAAGCATTGATTAAAAAGGACTCAGTGTGGACAAGTGGCATTTGTAAGCATGCCTACCTGCTTGTTGTACTTTGGAGGATTGGTCTTGTAACTGTAATCAGAGTACTGGTCTGAGCCAGTCGAGTTGTTGTCCCCAGTCCCAACGAAGGTGTTGGTCGCTGGAAGGTCTTGTACAACCTGGTGCTTCTTGCCAGCAGTGGGTGACTGTGGGTGCAGTTGAATGGATGGCAGTGGAGAGTTTGACCTGTAGTGCCTTCCAAGATCAGGGCTCCCTGGATTACAGTTGAGTGGTAGATGAATCCTAGGACTGTCACTGTTGGATTCATTGATCAAGTTGAACTGTAGTCCCCTCTGGGTTCCAGTCTCCTCATCCTCCAGTGGCTTGGTAGGTTTTGGGGGTTTGCTCTTCTTGATTTTGTGCTTAGTGTTTTTATTAGTCTGTTTTGGAGCATACAGATCCTTGTTTTCTTTCTTACCAGCCTGATAGCCACTTTTGGCTTCCTTCTGCCTGCAGTAACGAATCAACACCACAATCACAATCACCAGTATGACGGCAATAATCCCAGCGATCACTCCGAACAAGACATTGCTTCGCTGCTTACTTTTCTCATACTCAGGATCTCCTGCAATGTCCACGTCAAGTGGTGTGTTGAGACTGTGGCCTACCAAAGCCTCCACTTGGCTGACATTTCCCATCGTATCATTGACATAAATGTGCACTAGTGCAGTAGCAAAGCGAGATGGTGTACCTCCATCCTTCACCCTGACCACAAGCCGATGCAAGCCGTAATGTCTCCGTGAAATTTCCTTGTCCAACAGTATGATTCCGTCATGAGAGATATGGAACAGGCCAAAGGGATTTCCACTTACAATACTGTATGTCAAGTTGGCATTGGTTCCAATGTCCATGTCTTCAGCCTTTACCTGTTCCACTGATGTCCCTATATGAGCGAGGGGGTTGATATGCTGGAAGGAGGAATTGGAAGGTTGGGTGATGAAGGGAGTGTTGTCATTTTCATCTAAAACATTGATGGTGACACTGACATAAGCTGACCTGGGAGGGGTCCCACCATCTATTGCCTTCAGTTGAAAGGTGTACGTACTTTGACGTTCTCGGTCAAAGGAGACGCGGGAAAGAATAGTGCCCGTGCCATTTTGTATCTCAAACTCACCATTGTCTGGATCCACAAAGAGAGATATTCTGGAATTCATGTCCTTATCCGCATCTGACACAGTCACCATGCCAACTGGACTGGATGGAGGGAGATTTTCTCGCACTGAGAAACTGTAGCTATTCAGCATGAATTTTGGGTCATTATCATTTTCGTCCAGAACACTCACCACCACTGTGGCTGTCCCTTTAAGGCTGGGGGTGCCTTTGTCTGCTGCAGCCACCTTGAACTCGTAATGCTCCTGCTGCTCACGGTCAAGAATAGCATTGACCCGAATCTCTCCTGTGTCTGGGTTGATGTCAAATAAGCCCTGAATGGACGGGTCTGGGTGTATAGAGTAGATCAGCTCAGCATTGCTGCCACTGTCAGCATCTGTTGCCTGCACTTTGACGATGGGAATGTATGGCTGGTTGTTTTCATGGATGGAGACCCGGATGACATTCTGCGTGAAGATTGGAGGGTTGTCATTCACATCCACCACCTGCACTTTCAGAGTGTTGCTACTGGAGAGCGGTGGGTTACCAGAATCGACTGCCACAATCTCAATCAGGTAATCCTGGATGGACTCGTAATCCAACGGGGTGGTTGTCtgcaggaagaatttcttcttccTCTCACTGCTGGACTCGCTGGCTGGTTTCAGCTGAAAGGGGACGTCCCCAGCAACAATGCATGTGACTGCGGCATTCTCACCTTCATCTCGGTCTGAAACCTGGACCAGGGCCACTGGAGAATCAACGGGCACATCCTCATCGATGTTGGCAACCCCATCCTTGTGGGTGACCAGGCCGATGCCACGGATCTCAATGGTGGGGGCGTTATCGTTCTTGTCCCTGACGGTGATGGTCACTGCCGCCCTGTCCTGTTTGGGGATGGGAGCCTTGTCTCGGGCATGGACGAAGAATCTGAACTGACTGATCTGCTCCCGGTCCACTGGTCCCTGCACTGTGATCCAGCCACTGGTCTTGTCCAGCCTGAGCAAGCGGCGGGCGCTCTCGGCAGCCTGGGCAAAGGTGTACTCGATCTGGGAATTGTCACCCAGATCAAGGTCATTGGCCCTCACCTGGAGGATGGAGGTGCCCACCGGGCTGTTCTCTTCCACCGTGCCTTCGTAGGAGGACCTCTCAAACTTGGGGGTGTTGTCATTGATGTCCAGCACAGTGATGCGAAGGATGGCAGTGCTGGCCCTTGAGGGTTTACCCCCATCCACCACTCGGATGGTCAGGTCATAGGTGTCCCGCTGCTCTCTGTCCAAGCGGCCAGTCACTATCAGCTGGGGCAGCTTCTCACCGTGTTCCTCAGCCACCTGCAAGCTGAACAACCCATGGGCTTCGCTGCCAAGAAGCTCATAGCTGGCCACTCCATTAGTGCCAGCATCACGGTCAGTGGCAGTGGGGATATTGACGATAGTACCCGCTGTGGTGTGCTCTGGGATAGAGATGGAAATGACCGGGGAGCTAAAACTGGGGGTGTTGTCGTTGATATCCAGAATATGAATCTTGCCTTCCATCAGTATCGGCACCGAGTTGTACAGAGTGTTGGTTACTGAGATCTCAAACTCTAAGAAACATTGCAGCGGTGTCTCGCAGTTCATCCCCTCCCTGTCTATGGGGATCTCAGTGGTGTACAGGTTCCCTCCCGTCTCATCCACTCGCAGGTATGGTTTACCGATCTCCAGCTTGAACAGTCTGTTGTTCTTGTCCAGTCCCAGGGTCTCGCCTGGATTCCCGATCAGGGTATTTGGAGGCTGCTCTTCCTGCAGGGAAAATTTCACCACACTCTGTGCCCAGCAAGAGGGCACGGGCCACAGTAAGAACAGGAGAGAGAGGAGCCCTGCTACCCCCGGAACGTGGATGAGATCCATCACCTTCAACAAATACTGTCTGATCTGTGTAGGGAGAGATTGCAAATCAGGAATAAAATGAACACTTCAAATAAAAACATACACATACTAATATATTTGTCCATTAAGATACAAATGTGGACATTCTGATTACATCCTGTCAAACGACGCGTTTTAAAGAGGTTTCAGTCAGTCCTATTGATGCTGTCATTAAGTTTGAACGCTGAGTTATATTGTAGCATTAGGAACCCCCCATTTCCCAACTGCACGACTCTCACGGCTTCATAAAACAAGCTGTAAAATACTGGAGACCAGGCACAATGCAGACTGTTCCTGAGCCTGCCCTTTAACATTCTGCAATGCACactcacagaaacagacacacacacaaatatacatatacatacagatacagacccacacagtaacacagagagacagagacagatgcACATACACTCACAGCAACAGGCAAAtatgcacacacagagactgagacagacacacagagatatagagagacagagacaccacaaataaagactcatagaaacacagatgcagagagagagagagggagacggtcacacagagacagtcacACACATAGAGAGGGACACAGTcatacagagagacagacacacagagaaaaacATACACGGAAACACAGATAGGGAGAGGGACGGACACACAGATATACAAAGGaagaagcacacacacacacacagagacagagagaggcagtggGCTGCGAGTGCAGTTATTCCCTTGCATTCAGACACAGTCTCACTGCTGGCACTGGCGAGTGCACACTCAGAGAAACCAGGAGGCAACAACATCAAATCAACGCTTCAGTCTCTGAGGGTAAATCTTCCCGGAGGGTGTTGGAGGGACGGAGCTGACGGAGGGTTaatggacagtgtgtgtgtgtgtgtggggggggggggggggggtgagtgagCCTGGGAGCCGGGCAGAGCAGGGACTCTCTGGGAGCTTGGCCACAGGTACATCCCCCGGTCAGGGTTGGGGATGGACTCCGGGAGGGTCACTCCCCGCGGCTTGGGAAGCCAGGGCGATGGTACCTCCCCCCTCTCCGTGAGAGGGGGGCAGCTCCCTGCAcgtcccccctccccatcaccggCCCGAGGTTTCACAGTCACACCCCGCGATCCCCAACTCATACCGTACAGTCACCTCCTACACTCCCACCCCCCAACAGCCCGACCCCCGCACTccaacacccccacacccacacccccacagcccgaccccacacccccacagccCGACCCCCGCACTCCAACACCCCCACAGCccgaccccacacccccacagcccgatcccacacccccacacctccacagcccccacctcccccccgacCCCACACCTCCAcagcccccacctcaccccccgaccccacacccccacagcccccacctcaccccccgacccacactcccacacccccacagcccccaccctcacccccgaCCCCACACTCGCACCCCCAAAGCCTGACCCCGCACTCCCATacccccagacccacacccccacagcccgaccccacactcccacaccccctaccctcaccccctcactcaaCAGCCCGACCCCAAAAGCCCCGAACCCCCACACTCCCATCCCCACAGCCCGACCCCCACACTCCCCCGCCCACAGCCCGACCCCAACTGCCCCCATCTGTACAGACGGAACCCCCCGCCCGCCAACAAAGCCCCCAGTCCCAGGACATCGCTCTGACCCTCAGCCCCCTGCTCCGACCCCctgacacccccaccccccagcccccagcctgtGTGAGCCGCCGGGACCGCTCCTTCCCCTTTGCTGCCGGAGTCACTCGGTAACTGAAGCCCAGCTCcggctgctctccctcagcaacaccctctcctcctcctcctcctcctcccggACCAAGGCTGCATCCAAACATTCCCAGGTCATTTACTCTCAAAAGCAAGGCGATTTCCAAACGGGAAACCTGTCCCTTGCCTCTTACCTCGGACACTGAGTGGGTTCCCACATCAGCGCAGCCCCTGTGTCTCTGCGagtttgcttctctctctctctccacacacacacactccctctctctcacattctctctctctctctctgccttctaGTGAAACTGAGTCACTGTCCGCGCTGCGCgtcacatacacattctctctctaactCAGCCCCatccagagggagggagggaggggtgtgtgtgagagagagaggggtaggggGATGATTCAGTGAATCTTCAGCACTTGTTTTCAGTAATAAACTATCTTCCTCTCTCTATatttacacacagagacaaaaacCCGCGGGGAGCGCCGCATCTCTCTTAAAAATAAAAAGAACCCTACATGCTGATGAACACTGATTCAAATGAACAAGATTAggctgtttttaaaagaaaaaagataCGCATTTGTACAATTACAGAAAGATAGCAGCAACACATGATTTGGAGACAGAAATCTAGTCTTACCGCATTCCAGCGAATTCTCACTAGATGATAGTTTCACCCACGTACACTTTCCGCATTTCAGAGAGAAAATCCTCCCGGCCGTTCCAGTGCGAGGAGAGAAACAGCAGCAGGGGCTATATTGCCCGggtttctgtctgtctcagtgTAACCTGGTGGAGTAGAGTCAGGGATCTGCCTCCAAACATTGCCAAAGGGAAGATTCCTGCTCGCTCGTTTCTCCCTGCCTTGAGAGGTttccgtgtgtgtgagagagtgagtgagtgtgagggatctctctctctctctctctctacctctgaaTGCCTTCTGATGTTTATAAAGCGCCGGTCGCTACCTGTTGCCTGTGTTTGACAGGGGGCTGCGTTTTAACGAGAGAGGGCGCCATCTACAGACAGAGCTGCAGGACTCAGAAACCTCGGCAGGAATTCTACAAGTTTATCACCACAGAATGTAACTTTTCCAAATGGAATTGCAAGTACTTATTCTGTTTGCAAAAAAAAGAATAAAGACCGCTGCTTTACATTGCGCTGGAGTTTTCTTCCCCTCACTATTCTGCTATTTGATATTTAGTTTTCAACTCTTTTTTAGGGgggagaatatagaacatagaacaatacaatgcagaacaggcccttcggccctctcctcggatgctgcctgaactgctgtgcttttccagcaccactaatccagaatctggtttccagcgtctgcagtcattgttttcaccatgTTGtgagctcgtccccctacactatcccaaaatcatccatgtgcttatccaaggattgtttaaatctccctaacgtgGCTGAGTTGGCTccattagcaggcagggcattccacgcccttaccactctctgcctaAAGAAGCATATTGAAAGGTTAGATGTTTTTACGGTTATAAAGAAATTGGATTTGTAAATTAAGCAGTCTTTCAGTAATACCTCCCACCCGCCAAAGCCTCTTCCGAATAACTGAAAGCAGGCAGCGAGAGTTACTAGCCGGCTAGAGGAGGCATCGCAGGCTGGTTCCCTGCTCTCGGCTGAAGCCACCGCAGCTTTTGGGAAGCGGTTGTGGGTTGGATCAGTGCTGTCCGTGCTTGCTGTCTGAGGCAGGCACTCCCTCTGCCTGTTTCATCCCGGAGTCTGCGGTCTATGTCTGTATGCACCAAGCGCTTGTACTTCTCCAGTGAACCACCGGGAGGGCTGCGAGGAATCCGAGTCTACAGAGACAGGGGACTGGAGGATTTTAAACCTCCTCCACTTCTAGCTCCGGGAAAACAAAACAACCCTTACAATAAAACAAAACCGCAAATTTGGCGTGTGTAAATGGAGAAATGGTATAACACATGATTTCAGAAGAAAAAAATGCCTCTCAGCAATAAGGTAaagtagattttaaaattttgttcatgggatgtggacatttctGTCACCATCAGCAGTCTCTCCCCCACCACCATTTGTTACTCCTCTGCGTGAGGAGGGTTAAACTGCTTTTTCTCCACCTCCTCCGTTGGTTGCAATAAGGTTAATATTTCTTGTAAACGCAGAAAGAAGAACTTCGGATGCTTTgagtcagaaacaaaacagaaattgctggaaaagctcagcaggtctagcagcatctgtggagagaaatctttCCGATCGAGTGACCGACCGCTCCTCAGAGTTCCGACCCGAAGCCTtgatcttccagcaatttctctcagTATGTTAtaagtaatgatttggagataccggtgttggactggggtgtacacagttaaacatcacacaacaccaggttatagtccaacaggtttatttggaagcactagctttcggagcgacgctcactatcacctgatgaaggagatgtgctcagaaagctagtgtgcttccaattaaacctgttggactataacctggtgttgggtgatttttaactgttttaAGTAACATTCACAGGACATGGACGCAGCAGGTTAAAcctacatttattgtccatctgtaaTTGGCCGCTTCACtttggatctgaagtcacatggagGCAGATTGCCTTCCCTCAGGGACATGGTCCCACAACTGACAAGGTCATTCTCAGAGTCTTAGCGCTTTGTTGaagttacaaagatgttacccagactggagggtttgagtcctAAGGAGGGCTTTATTTTCTGGAGCATAGAAGgtggagggatgaccttatggaggattataaaatcatgaggggcccagaaaaggtgaatagccaaggttttttccaAGGTAGGTGAGTCCACAACTGGCAAAAGCAAGTGAGACAAGTTCATTTTATGACTTGGTCAGTACGGCTggttaggttccctacagtgtggaaacaggcccttcggcccaaccagtccacaccaaccctccaaagagtacccacccagatccattttcctctgactaaagcagctaacactctgggcaatttagcatggcctattcacctaatctgcatagctttggactgtgggaggaaatcagagcacccagaggaaacccacacagacacggggagaatgagacagttgcccctggtgctgtgaggtagcagtactaaccactgagccattgtgctaccCAATGGCTTGGGCTGAAAGGttacgctgtatgactctatgatggtaTAAATTTCACCATCTCTTATGTTTATATATTATcaagtctctggattactaggtgAGCAACAATGCCTCTAGACCATTACCTCAACCTTGATGAGAGCCAATTCCTTATGGCTGCCTTTCTCCTGACACAAGTGAaattatgttttaaaaagaacCAAAATTTAGACTTGTCTTTCCTGAACCAACAGTGAGTTTATTAATGACTACATTTGtaatgcaacacacacacacacatatacacacacacacacacacacacctgaaaTAAGAAGTGAGTCTATCTATCAAGACCAGATAGATGATTATTATGGCGGTTGGACTGGAGGTTACTGCTCGTGGTAACGTCGGTAGTTGATCGTATGATTTCATGATGCTTAGTTTTGCAGATTGGTTGAGATTCTGTCGTTCTATTTCCTTTTGACCTTGACTGAATTCCAGCATTCAGGATGAGAAAGGGTCCTATGGTGTCCTGTTTCCTTTTGTCTGGCTGCTAGCAACTAACTACTGACTattagaatgatttggagatgccggtgttggactggggtgaacaaagttaaaaatcacagaacaccaggttatagtccaacaggtttaattggaagcacactagctttcggagcgtggctccttcatcaggtggttgtgtgaaggagcggcgctccgaaagctagtgcttccaattaaacctgttggactataacttgggattgtgtgatttttaactctcagAATGAGAGCCAGTCTTTACCTACAACATAGCATACCTATAACCAGGCTGGCATACATAAATATGTTCTGTTCCAGCAGCACAGAGCAGCACAGTTGAGACGACCTTTTCTTAACTCCTGTCCTTTTGTTATTCTTCAAAGAGAAAAACACAAAACATATCTGCAGTATGGGGGGTGGTTTGGtgcagaggatcatcagtctCTCAGTAACTTCGCCGTAAAATAAGATCACAACCCCCTCTGTTTTGACTTGCTTCTCTTCCTCTTTGAGGGACTGTTTTTCACATCCATAtgggtctctctctttctctctctctctctctctttaggcACTCTCTTAATTTGCATTGATTGCCACGTTTTACCTACATCatcctcttaaaaaaaacaaaatttggaaTCATAAGTTAAAAATGTATACAACACTTCGAAGTCCTAGCCCATGACAATTTATTACTCAGTCCTAACTGGGCAGAGGCCAGTTAAAAGGTCAGTCACATTGATGGGGATTGGGACTCACAGATAAAGAAGACACCTTTTCTTCACAGCTGGACATGAataaaccagatgggcttttacaccAACAATGATTCATGGTCACCCTTAGGCTGGCTGTTAACTCCAGAttttttgtttgattgaatgtACATTCCAGCATttgccatgttgggatttgaacccctcTGTCCAGAGTTATGgcctggggctctggattactagcccagtgatgtTACCAATACACCAGCTGCCACTGCAAACGTTCATGTGACTGGTACAATTTGATTTGTGTGACATAAATGATATGATAGGATATTAACAGCACTGAAGGAGGTTGTTCATCCCATTGCATCCTGGCTAGCTTctggaaaggataataaaagcaaaacactgtggatgctggaaatctgaaacaaacatggagaatgctagagaaactcaacaggtctgctTGCACTTTCAGGAGAgaaacagaatcaatgtttcaagcccagtgtgattcCTGTTCAAAAACCTGTTGCTGCAAGAACAGCATAGCTGGTCTCACTTCTCCAATATTTTCCTTTCGGATTGTAATACATTTTCTCCTCAGGTTgatctaatttccttttgaaagtcagTCAAATCTTGTTTCATCACACCCCCAGGCAGCAAACTGCAAATCCTAATGCCTTGCTAAATTCTTTTATTCACTTATAGGACGTTGGTGCCTCTGACTGGtccggcatttattgcctgtccctagttgcccttgagaaggtgctggtgagttgCCATCTTGAGTTcacgttgacccacaatgccctgagggagcaaattccaggattttgacccagtgacactgaagcaaTAACAATACATTTCTAGGTCAGGATGGAGAAAATGTTATAAcaaaaaattactggaaaaattcagcaagtctggtaacatctgtggagaaaaacagagttaatttttcaggtTCTGACGAAGGACCAATGAACACAAAATATtagccctgctttctctccactgatgctgccagacctgctcagttttttccagaaatttctgttcttgcttctgatttgcagcaccccaagttctttgtgtttttttttggcagaGAATGTTCTCCGTCATGTTGCTATTACTTCTTCAGCCAAGTCTTGTTCTTGACACAAGTGGGTACGGCTTCTCCCTACCTACCCTGCCCTTCCCCTCATGAGTTTGAATTCCTGTatgaaatctcctctcaaccctccctagccCAAGGAATATAAGGCTCTGGACAAAGCACTGGGTAATGAGATGTGAATAGTTCAGTGGTTGATTTTGACTGGTGCAGATctgatgggctaaagggccttgTTTCTGTAACTGTGACTATGACTCTCTGGCATGGAGAACAGCCCCAATCTCCCAGTCTAAAAGCAAGAAGTGGCTGGAaattagaaaatgctggaaatacattTGCAAATCTGTctgtatctatggagagagaaacaggaacaATGTCTCCAGTTGAATTCCTTCTTTAGAACAATTGTTCAGCCTCTGCTGAAGATTTTACTCAAAATGTGAGTTGTGTTCCTCTCTTCGTAGCTGCTGCTACACCTGCTCAGTATTTCcatta of the Hemiscyllium ocellatum isolate sHemOce1 chromosome 16, sHemOce1.pat.X.cur, whole genome shotgun sequence genome contains:
- the LOC132823515 gene encoding protocadherin-1-like isoform X1; translation: MDLIHVPGVAGLLSLLFLLWPVPSCWAQSVVKFSLQEEQPPNTLIGNPGETLGLDKNNRLFKLEIGKPYLRVDETGGNLYTTEIPIDREGMNCETPLQCFLEFEISVTNTLYNSVPILMEGKIHILDINDNTPSFSSPVISISIPEHTTAGTIVNIPTATDRDAGTNGVASYELLGSEAHGLFSLQVAEEHGEKLPQLIVTGRLDREQRDTYDLTIRVVDGGKPSRASTAILRITVLDINDNTPKFERSSYEGTVEENSPVGTSILQVRANDLDLGDNSQIEYTFAQAAESARRLLRLDKTSGWITVQGPVDREQISQFRFFVHARDKAPIPKQDRAAVTITVRDKNDNAPTIEIRGIGLVTHKDGVANIDEDVPVDSPVALVQVSDRDEGENAAVTCIVAGDVPFQLKPASESSSERKKKFFLQTTTPLDYESIQDYLIEIVAVDSGNPPLSSSNTLKVQVVDVNDNPPIFTQNVIRVSIHENNQPYIPIVKVQATDADSGSNAELIYSIHPDPSIQGLFDINPDTGEIRVNAILDREQQEHYEFKVAAADKGTPSLKGTATVVVSVLDENDNDPKFMLNSYSFSVRENLPPSSPVGMVTVSDADKDMNSRISLFVDPDNGEFEIQNGTGTILSRVSFDRERQSTYTFQLKAIDGGTPPRSAYVSVTINVLDENDNTPFITQPSNSSFQHINPLAHIGTSVEQVKAEDMDIGTNANLTYSIVSGNPFGLFHISHDGIILLDKEISRRHYGLHRLVVRVKDGGTPSRFATALVHIYVNDTMGNVSQVEALVGHSLNTPLDVDIAGDPEYEKSKQRSNVLFGVIAGIIAVILVIVIVVLIRYCRQKEAKSGYQAGKKENKDLYAPKQTNKNTKHKIKKSKPPKPTKPLEDEETGTQRGLQFNLINESNSDSPRIHLPLNCNPGSPDLGRHYRSNSPLPSIQLHPQSPTAGKKHQVVQDLPATNTFVGTGDNNSTGSDQYSDYSYKTNPPKYNKQLPHRRVTFSTANQSQDLQDPNQHSYYDSGLEESETPSSKSSSGPRLGPLTLPEDHYERTTPDGSIGEMEHPENDLRPLPDVAMTGNCTRECTEFGHSDSCWMPGQPSPNRKQKNAPKLSTFVPYEERGSQDRLSNVSPRLMEDGNAKLANIRFIPTHSAFPSSNHELNKDSALEEIPLTQPPDYQHTTGPAPPSSKREIYL
- the LOC132823515 gene encoding protocadherin-1-like isoform X2, translated to MDLIHVPGVAGLLSLLFLLWPVPSCWAQSVVKFSLQEEQPPNTLIGNPGETLGLDKNNRLFKLEIGKPYLRVDETGGNLYTTEIPIDREGMNCETPLQCFLEFEISVTNTLYNSVPILMEGKIHILDINDNTPSFSSPVISISIPEHTTAGTIVNIPTATDRDAGTNGVASYELLGSEAHGLFSLQVAEEHGEKLPQLIVTGRLDREQRDTYDLTIRVVDGGKPSRASTAILRITVLDINDNTPKFERSSYEGTVEENSPVGTSILQVRANDLDLGDNSQIEYTFAQAAESARRLLRLDKTSGWITVQGPVDREQISQFRFFVHARDKAPIPKQDRAAVTITVRDKNDNAPTIEIRGIGLVTHKDGVANIDEDVPVDSPVALVQVSDRDEGENAAVTCIVAGDVPFQLKPASESSSERKKKFFLQTTTPLDYESIQDYLIEIVAVDSGNPPLSSSNTLKVQVVDVNDNPPIFTQNVIRVSIHENNQPYIPIVKVQATDADSGSNAELIYSIHPDPSIQGLFDINPDTGEIRVNAILDREQQEHYEFKVAAADKGTPSLKGTATVVVSVLDENDNDPKFMLNSYSFSVRENLPPSSPVGMVTVSDADKDMNSRISLFVDPDNGEFEIQNGTGTILSRVSFDRERQSTYTFQLKAIDGGTPPRSAYVSVTINVLDENDNTPFITQPSNSSFQHINPLAHIGTSVEQVKAEDMDIGTNANLTYSIVSGNPFGLFHISHDGIILLDKEISRRHYGLHRLVVRVKDGGTPSRFATALVHIYVNDTMGNVSQVEALVGHSLNTPLDVDIAGDPEYEKSKQRSNVLFGVIAGIIAVILVIVIVVLIRYCRQKEAKSGYQAGKKENKDLYAPKQTNKNTKHKIKKSKPPKPTKPLEDEETGTQRGLQFNLINESNSDSPRIHLPLNCNPGSPDLGRHYRSNSPLPSIQLHPQSPTAGKKHQVVQDLPATNTFVGTGDNNSTGSDQYSDYSYKTNPPKYNKQEVRMFLTTSEV